In Oryza sativa Japonica Group chromosome 1, ASM3414082v1, the genomic stretch TGCACAGTGGAAGCATTAATGCAGACATATATTGCTAAAATCCAATGGCAATTCGGATAGGGAGAGATGAAGCGTCACACATCCATGGAAAATACTGGATTTTGGTACTTAGCAGATTAGCGGCACTATGCCTAAATGTTCTTTTACATGCCATAAGCCAGCTGAAGACACTGTCTTGTTGTAGTAACAACAAAAATTTTCCTTAAAGAAAGTAACAAAAATATTCCGTCAGTCGTCAGGTTGGCCCAGAGAATGACCTCTAAGAACCGCATGAAAGTTACATGTCTTTTGTCAAAGCTATTCTACAATATCTATGAGGATTGTAGTACCGTACTTACTGTTTAGAGTCACAAAGCGACCTGGAATTTCTCAGGTACACGGAGCAGGGGTAGCTGGTAGTCCCCAGGCTCTCCTAGCTGTCCACAGGCAGCCATCTGATCATCCCCTCTGCTGAGCCGAACAAATACAACAAGGCCATCTTGAATTAAAATGTTACGAAACTCAATAATTTTCTCATCAGGAGTGGGCTTGAATTGTGACCCGCTATGGGGATTGAAAGAGATGAGGTTGATCTTGCAAGGGATCCCGCGAACTAAATCTACTAGTCTCTTCGCGTCATCCACACTGTAAGCATAGTAATCCACAGAAATATTAATGATACAATCATACAAGGGCCAAGGGGTAACTTATTTTATTGCAAGGACAAAAAAGGTTATTTCCAAGACATACAAGTAATTCCCTATGAACAGATGATTACAATAAGAGTAGCAATTATAGTCTAAATTATTCTGGCCTATATGTAAAATACCtccaaataagaaaaaaaaacagttttaCGCAAGTATTAAGAAATAATATTCAAGACAACTTCATAACATAATTGCCACAAGCCAACAACAATCAGGGAAATTTTTGTATAATCCAAAGGTTCCTCACCTGTCGTTCACTCCAGCAAGCATGACGTATTCAAAAAACACTTTGTACTTCTTTTTCAAACGAATTTCCTCCCTTAATGTGCCAAGAAGCAAGCTGAGATTGTATTTTCTATTAATAGGCATTATCCAGTTTCTCACCTAAGAAAAAGATAGTATAGACTTATAGAAACAACAGAACAATGCCAAACCACTTTTGCAACACAACAACCAAAACTGGATTTCACCTCATCAGTTGTTGCATTAAGACTCACAGCCAGCGCACAATTGGATTCCTGTAGGAAGCGTTTTATCTGTGGGACAAGACCGCTTGTGGAGACAGTGACCTTGCGAGGACTAAACTGAAGGCCCTGCTCATCAACCATAATAGCTGAGGCTTTTAGTACATTGTCAATGTTGTGCAACGGCTCACCCATGCCCTGTAAAAGTTTGATATTAATGAAAGGTTGTAGAAGTATCTGCAAGCATCATATGAATAAATGCAAGGCAGACAATCAATTAACTGTTATATGCCAGTGAATATTACAAACCTAAACACCCATGAGTTCATGATAAGACTAATAGTTAAACTAACACAGTTCTCCAAAACAATGTAACAAGTTAACAAAATTGAATTTTAACAACAGTTAATATTGATACCATTGAGATGAAATACAGACAGAAGCAGGGGGATGTTGTAAGAAAACAGAGTGCATAAAAACATATCTATATGATTATCTTGACAGTTGTGGCACAAGATATCACATTAAGGATATGTTCGACAGTTCAAAAATATTGGCATGTTAAAGATAGATATATACAGATTCAAGATGTAAACTACAAAGTGAATTATGTTAATTAACTATACAGTCAGCTGCTCAGTCAACGACCATAAAAGCTAGAGCCATTAGTTACCATGAGGAGGATGCTTACCATAAATACAACATTTGTGATGGATCCAAATTCATCTGAAAACAGTCTACGAGCAAACACAGCCTGCTCAACAATCTCAGCTGTAGACAAATGCTTTCTCAAGCCCATCCTACAGATATAGCATGAAAATATAAGCAACGCTGTAAAATTATCACCAACACAATCATTGAAAAGTTAAGTGTTATTCAAAAGAAGTAAACGAACCTTCCAGTGAAGCAAAACTGACAATTCATGGCACAACCCACTTGACTTGAAACACAGACAGTTGTCCTGCCACTAGTGCAAGGAATGACAACTGTTTCAATCACTGATCCATCTTCAAGAGAGAACAGTATCTGTAGCATTCTGTGTTCCATAATCAATGATCTGAAGATAGTACAGAAGATATAAGTAACACAGAAGAAACTACCTTTCGGGTCCCATCTGACGCGTTAAGAATGTCTTTCACAGTTAATGCCTTAAGATCAGCATGATCTGTTAGCATTTTCCTGAAGTCCTTGTTTAAACCTGGATGAAATTAGATGCAAACGATCAGATTCATTCAACCAAAATTAcaaagggaaaaagaaacacAAGATAATTGCTAAATCCACTTGTAGGTTCCAATTGGCTGGATCACTGGAATACACCCTTACACAAAAACAAGAAAGACAAAATGGTGCAATATAAATCCATCACAGCTAATCTTAAAACTTGTAAAGCTTTGGTAAAGTTACTGGTTTTGCTTGTCGAAAATAAATTCTACTTGATATTTGATAGCAAAATCAATCTACATTTATGTGGGGATTCAGAAAATAACACTAATGGAGCATGACTTTCTGAAACGCTAATACCATTGTTAAGTTAGATCAAATGCCGCTGGTTTTCAATCCGCCCCTAAAAATACTACTGTTATGAATTATGACGAATTTTTAGATTTTGCTGCTTACATAATGTAGCAAGAGATAAAGTATATATGCTGAACTGATCTGTAACGAAGGTAGTAAGGTTGCAGAAAATGCACATCTGAACATAATGCAACAAGTACATGCAGACTAAAAGGAGTAGCATGTTTTTTTACTTTCGAATAGAACCACTAACCTACTTCTAATTTAGCAGTTTTCATGTATAAACAACTTTGCTGACACATCAAAACTTCAGAAATCCTATGAGTAGATTTTATCTCCTTGGCAGTTGACAATTTGGCATTCATTTCCTTCAGGATAGACACCATTGTAGATTTGTAGTATATATGTGCTCTCAAGGTTACTAATAGAGGAATTAACCTGTAGACTGCAAAATTATAGCGAATATAGTCCGTGGCATAACAACTAAACACTGAAACCTACCAGCCAGCTCGTCATAGCAATGCGCCCATACGTTGTTCCCGTAGAGGCATTTCCACAGCATCATGGCCTGCCCTGGCCGGAAGCCCTGCGACCGCACCCAATTCTGCGGAAGAGCGCGCCAGATAAGCTTAACGGAAACCTCCGACCAACAACTCGCAAACGGATCCACGGAACTCGTACGCCGAGAGGAGTACTCTTACCTCGAGCTCAGGGTAGTCCATCCCCTTGAGCATGACCCTCGAGCCGGGCtcgcagcgggcggcggcgggaggtcggCGGAGCGCGGAGAAGAGGCGGCTCGAAGGCGGAGCGGAGGAGTGGCCTCCTCGGAGGGAGGAAGCGCCCCACCGGAGGAGAGGCAGCGCCGCCATGGGAAGGGAACAGTTCGTGAGCTCTCCCGCTGGGGATTTTTCTCGCGATTAAATTAGTAGTAACAGGATAGAATTGAACTGGGCTGCTTTATTTCCTGGGCTTGTATGGCTCGATGCGGCCCAAGACTGCTGTCTAGGCCTTCTGTTCTTCAGGCGCTGTAACGGGCCAGAATTGTCGCCTTCGTGGGCTCTAATTTTACGTAGAAAGTTGTTACAGGACTAGaaagggaataagttcacttcatgaccctcaaatgtgatcgaaatctaaaccatgaccctaaact encodes the following:
- the LOC4326553 gene encoding uncharacterized protein, with translation MAALPLLRWGASSLRGGHSSAPPSSRLFSALRRPPAAARCEPGSRVMLKGMDYPELENWVRSQGFRPGQAMMLWKCLYGNNVWAHCYDELAGLNKDFRKMLTDHADLKALTVKDILNASDGTRKILFSLEDGSVIETVVIPCTSGRTTVCVSSQVGCAMNCQFCFTGRMGLRKHLSTAEIVEQAVFARRLFSDEFGSITNVVFMGMGEPLHNIDNVLKASAIMVDEQGLQFSPRKVTVSTSGLVPQIKRFLQESNCALAVSLNATTDEVRNWIMPINRKYNLSLLLGTLREEIRLKKKYKVFFEYVMLAGVNDSVDDAKRLVDLVRGIPCKINLISFNPHSGSQFKPTPDEKIIEFRNILIQDGLVVFVRLSRGDDQMAACGQLGEPGDYQLPLLRVPEKFQVAL